Proteins encoded in a region of the Halodesulfovibrio marinisediminis DSM 17456 genome:
- a CDS encoding cytochrome b/b6 domain-containing protein, with the protein MSSTKLYLYTRFERFWHWAQATLIIILLVTGFEVHGTFTLFGFGSAVEIHNFCAWTWLVLYAFIVFWIITTGEWRHYVPTFVKMFEVIQYYVSGIFKGEPHPVPKSERVKHNPLQRITYLGIVSVLVPFQIITGFMYYLYNDWPTFGWAFDLSTIAILHTVGAFAMLVFFVVHVYMTTTGHHPFSHIKAMVTGYEELEAENK; encoded by the coding sequence ATGTCATCTACAAAATTATATTTGTACACACGCTTCGAACGTTTCTGGCATTGGGCACAAGCTACATTAATCATTATTCTGCTTGTAACCGGATTTGAAGTGCATGGAACGTTCACGTTATTTGGGTTTGGTTCTGCAGTAGAAATTCATAATTTTTGCGCGTGGACTTGGTTGGTCCTGTATGCTTTCATTGTGTTTTGGATAATTACTACTGGAGAGTGGCGGCATTATGTGCCGACCTTTGTTAAAATGTTCGAGGTAATTCAATATTACGTATCTGGAATTTTCAAAGGTGAGCCACACCCTGTTCCTAAGTCTGAAAGAGTAAAGCATAACCCGCTTCAACGCATTACGTATTTGGGCATTGTATCCGTGCTTGTGCCGTTTCAGATTATAACGGGCTTTATGTATTATCTGTACAACGATTGGCCGACATTCGGTTGGGCGTTTGATTTGTCTACGATAGCTATACTGCACACTGTTGGTGCCTTTGCAATGTTGGTCTTCTTTGTTGTTCATGTTTACATGACGACAACAGGACATCACCCGTTTTCACATATCAAGGCAATGGTTACCGGTTATGAAGAGCTAGAGGCAGAAAATAAATAA
- a CDS encoding HIT family protein, producing the protein MQHMWAPWRIDYILGPKPDTCVFCIPDHTDEDEERLILYRGKKNFIIMNKYPYNVGHIMVMPYEHTDCITKLTTDVTHELMDLLQLSTTIIRETFNPSGINIGLNLGTSAGAGIREHLHYHIVPRWEGDSSFMATCSDVRLISEHLQSTYAKLKPKFDSLP; encoded by the coding sequence ATGCAACATATGTGGGCGCCTTGGCGCATTGACTATATTCTAGGCCCCAAACCTGATACATGCGTATTTTGCATTCCTGACCATACTGACGAAGATGAAGAACGCCTCATCCTCTACAGAGGTAAAAAAAACTTCATCATCATGAATAAATATCCATATAACGTGGGGCACATCATGGTAATGCCGTATGAACATACAGACTGCATTACCAAGCTTACTACTGATGTGACGCATGAATTAATGGACTTGCTGCAACTATCCACCACCATTATTAGAGAAACATTTAACCCTTCTGGGATCAATATAGGTCTCAATCTTGGTACTTCCGCAGGTGCCGGAATTCGTGAACACCTTCATTATCATATTGTTCCACGATGGGAAGGTGATTCTTCATTCATGGCAACATGTTCTGATGTTCGGCTTATCTCTGAACACCTTCAGAGTACCTATGCTAAACTGAAACCAAAATTTGATTCCCTGCCGTAG
- a CDS encoding tetrathionate reductase family octaheme c-type cytochrome, with translation MIPEKTYGAEQARKVSMPAKRWVTTDHSRHAVLQQEFLSPEDVTKACLTCHNEASRQIHKTIHWAWTDPADSEKLMGKNGLTLNNFCISIHSNEPRCTSCHAGYGWKDGSFDLSKEESVDCLVCHDTTGTYKKFPTKAGYPVTKTTKFGKKTFQPPNYTVIAASVGRPTRANCGACHFFGGGGDGVKHGDLDSSLFNPSRDLDVHMNAEGANFTCQRCHSTDAHFIAGRTYKQPAFTDRRSLLEDDLVKRISCESCHTATPHALGHKANDHTDKVSCQACHIPAYARVKPTKMYWDWSTAGKKKDGKPYKVMGPHDKASYMTKKGSFVWEKNVQPEYFWYNGKMDYLLVTDKIDPNEVVKVNSVEGDMNDPDSRITPFKVHRGKQPYDAGNMTMAIPHLFGKDKGAYWKGYDWNKSLEAGMAAANVPYSGEYGFVGTEYHYPITHMVAPKEKTLACDSCHARNGRLTKLAGFYMPGRNSSGVVDFIGWFAVIAALIGVVVHGVMRIISKPKEQ, from the coding sequence ATGATTCCGGAGAAAACTTATGGTGCAGAGCAAGCGCGTAAGGTTTCGATGCCTGCAAAGCGGTGGGTTACGACTGATCATAGCCGTCATGCTGTGTTGCAGCAGGAATTTTTATCACCCGAAGACGTAACAAAGGCTTGTCTCACATGCCATAACGAGGCATCTCGCCAAATACATAAGACAATTCACTGGGCTTGGACAGACCCTGCGGACAGTGAGAAACTTATGGGTAAAAATGGGTTAACCCTCAATAACTTCTGTATTTCTATTCATTCCAACGAACCTCGATGTACTTCGTGCCATGCTGGATACGGCTGGAAGGACGGCAGCTTTGACCTTAGTAAAGAGGAATCCGTAGATTGTCTTGTTTGTCATGATACTACCGGAACCTACAAAAAATTTCCGACAAAGGCGGGGTACCCCGTAACCAAAACTACAAAGTTTGGTAAAAAAACATTTCAACCTCCAAACTATACTGTAATCGCCGCATCTGTCGGACGTCCGACCCGAGCTAACTGCGGTGCATGTCATTTCTTCGGCGGTGGCGGAGATGGCGTTAAGCACGGAGATCTTGATTCCTCACTATTCAATCCAAGTCGTGATCTTGATGTTCATATGAATGCAGAAGGTGCGAACTTTACTTGTCAACGCTGCCATAGCACAGATGCACACTTCATCGCAGGACGAACATATAAACAACCGGCTTTTACTGATCGTCGCAGCCTTCTAGAGGATGATTTGGTGAAACGTATTTCGTGTGAATCATGTCATACTGCAACGCCACATGCACTTGGCCATAAAGCAAATGATCATACAGACAAGGTTTCATGTCAGGCCTGTCATATTCCAGCGTATGCACGTGTGAAGCCGACTAAAATGTATTGGGACTGGTCAACTGCGGGGAAAAAGAAGGATGGCAAGCCATACAAAGTAATGGGACCTCATGACAAGGCATCTTATATGACGAAGAAGGGAAGTTTTGTCTGGGAAAAAAATGTTCAGCCTGAGTACTTCTGGTATAACGGCAAGATGGATTATTTGTTGGTTACAGATAAAATTGATCCAAATGAAGTTGTGAAAGTGAATTCGGTTGAGGGAGATATGAATGATCCAGACTCGCGTATCACTCCGTTTAAAGTTCACCGTGGGAAACAACCGTACGATGCTGGCAATATGACAATGGCTATCCCGCATTTGTTTGGTAAAGATAAGGGCGCATATTGGAAAGGATATGACTGGAACAAATCTTTGGAAGCAGGGATGGCAGCGGCAAATGTTCCATACAGCGGCGAATATGGCTTTGTAGGAACCGAATATCATTATCCAATTACACACATGGTTGCACCAAAAGAGAAAACACTTGCGTGTGACTCCTGTCATGCGAGAAACGGCCGACTTACAAAATTGGCCGGGTTCTACATGCCGGGACGAAATAGCAGTGGTGTGGTGGATTTCATTGGTTGGTTCGCAGTAATTGCCGCACTAATCGGTGTAGTTGTTCATGGTGTAATGCGCATAATTAGCAAGCCCAAAGAGCAATAG
- a CDS encoding LapA family protein has protein sequence MRFIKVLLLVVVFFLCMVFFQQNTAELSQAITLKVDLLYKSWETIPLPIYFLILGAFVFGAFAVTFFFLLERVRLGSAIRKARKQIKKLEKEVNALRTNPLDEKANLPEIEPESEGTPEKATEA, from the coding sequence ATGCGTTTTATTAAGGTTCTTTTGCTTGTTGTTGTATTTTTCCTCTGTATGGTTTTCTTCCAGCAGAACACAGCAGAACTTTCTCAAGCAATTACCCTGAAAGTTGATCTGCTGTACAAATCTTGGGAAACTATTCCACTCCCTATTTATTTCCTTATCTTGGGTGCTTTTGTTTTTGGCGCCTTTGCTGTTACCTTCTTCTTCCTGCTCGAACGCGTTCGTCTCGGTTCTGCAATCCGTAAAGCACGCAAGCAGATCAAAAAACTTGAAAAAGAAGTAAACGCTCTTCGCACTAACCCTCTTGATGAAAAAGCAAATCTGCCTGAGATTGAGCCTGAATCTGAAGGTACCCCGGAAAAAGCTACTGAGGCGTAA
- the mutS gene encoding DNA mismatch repair protein MutS: protein MTANRPTKLTPMMEQYLQIKDQYPQCLLFYRMGDFYELFFEDAEVAARDLQITLTSRSSSNSEFRIPMCGVPYHAVETYLPKLLAKGHNVAICEQVEDPREAKGLVKREVKRILTPGTVVEDVNLVAKGHNFLGALCWDTKNNSGGLAWVDYSTGDWSGMQLKKQADLWQWAQKMSPRELIIPEELTPPPSFALTNTIILKKPAKAFFDLKRSTEKILESQNIVELGALGLEKSNELVRACGALLTYLKLTQKAELTHLSRFKPLNLSKHLILDDITERNLELFKTLDGRKGLGTLWQVMDHTLTPMGGRLLAERMRHPWRDLTPILETQNAVEYFFTNDALRKDIRSALDLVYDLERLSTRIQLNRAAPKDFVALRQSISALPTVRSILEKVPSEAEQYTTMDEEQKLTLPDWLTKLLKHWDDLADYYELLDKAFVDNPPPLITEGGLFKHGFHNELNELIELSEHGESKLEELLQEEQEATGIQKMKLKYNRVFGYFFDVPKGSVANVPDYFVRRQTLANSERYSTPKLKELEEKLLAATDKRKSLEYKLFQKMRETMAEARSRLLFMADVLAGLDYWQSLAEAARKWNWSRPSLHSETHISIKDGRHPVVEAVQGSSNFIPNDLRVDNKRKLLLITGPNMAGKSTVLRQMAIICILAQMGSFVPAREATIGIADRVFSRVGASDNLAQGQSTFMVEMMETARILRQATKRSLIILDEIGRGTSTFDGLSLAWAVVEELCRKSEGIRTLFATHYHELTALEGKIAGVHNMNIAIKEWGGEIVFLRRLVPGPSDRSYGIEVANLAGVPANVVKRAKEVLTSLESNSQNSNQVQAAATMASLLPGIPEAPPKNKAAKTPPVNTEPIDHPLVTALKDLDTDNMTPMDALKQLTEWKLLWGERNDAN, encoded by the coding sequence ATGACTGCAAACCGCCCTACTAAGCTGACCCCTATGATGGAGCAGTACCTTCAGATCAAGGACCAGTATCCACAATGTCTTCTATTCTACCGCATGGGAGACTTTTACGAACTCTTCTTTGAAGATGCTGAAGTTGCTGCGCGCGATCTTCAAATCACACTTACCAGCAGAAGTAGCTCTAATTCAGAATTTCGTATTCCAATGTGTGGTGTTCCCTACCATGCGGTAGAGACATACCTCCCTAAACTGCTCGCTAAAGGTCATAACGTTGCCATTTGTGAACAAGTTGAAGACCCACGCGAAGCAAAAGGGCTTGTTAAACGTGAAGTTAAGCGAATTCTGACTCCGGGTACCGTTGTTGAAGACGTCAACCTTGTGGCCAAGGGGCATAACTTTCTGGGTGCGCTTTGCTGGGATACAAAAAACAACAGCGGCGGCCTTGCTTGGGTAGATTACTCTACAGGTGACTGGTCTGGCATGCAGCTAAAGAAGCAAGCAGACTTATGGCAATGGGCACAAAAAATGAGCCCAAGAGAACTCATTATCCCTGAAGAACTTACCCCACCGCCATCTTTTGCTCTTACAAACACAATTATTCTGAAAAAGCCGGCAAAAGCATTCTTTGATCTTAAACGCAGCACAGAAAAAATTTTAGAATCACAAAATATTGTTGAACTCGGCGCCCTTGGATTAGAAAAAAGCAATGAATTAGTACGAGCTTGCGGAGCTCTTCTCACCTACTTGAAACTAACTCAGAAGGCAGAGCTCACACACCTTTCCAGATTCAAACCGCTGAACCTCTCAAAGCATCTTATCTTAGATGACATTACTGAACGCAACCTTGAGCTTTTCAAAACTCTGGACGGCAGAAAAGGTCTCGGTACCCTGTGGCAGGTTATGGATCACACCCTCACACCTATGGGGGGACGACTGCTTGCGGAACGCATGCGACACCCATGGCGAGACCTTACTCCGATCCTCGAAACACAAAATGCTGTTGAATACTTTTTCACCAACGATGCTCTCCGCAAGGATATCCGCTCCGCGCTGGACTTAGTGTACGACCTTGAGCGACTCAGTACACGCATTCAACTTAACCGTGCTGCCCCAAAAGATTTTGTTGCCCTGCGTCAAAGTATCAGTGCTCTTCCAACCGTACGGAGCATTCTGGAAAAAGTGCCTTCTGAAGCAGAGCAGTACACAACAATGGATGAAGAGCAGAAACTTACTCTTCCAGACTGGCTGACTAAGTTACTGAAGCACTGGGACGACCTTGCCGACTACTATGAATTGCTCGATAAAGCGTTTGTCGACAACCCGCCACCACTCATCACCGAAGGCGGCCTCTTCAAACACGGATTCCACAATGAACTGAATGAACTTATTGAATTAAGCGAACACGGGGAATCCAAGCTTGAAGAATTGCTTCAGGAAGAACAGGAAGCAACCGGCATTCAAAAAATGAAATTAAAGTACAACCGGGTATTTGGTTACTTCTTTGATGTGCCTAAAGGGTCTGTCGCGAATGTACCGGACTACTTTGTACGACGCCAAACCCTTGCAAACTCCGAACGCTATTCAACACCGAAGTTAAAAGAGTTGGAAGAGAAGCTTCTTGCTGCGACAGACAAACGCAAGAGCTTGGAGTACAAACTGTTCCAAAAAATGCGTGAAACCATGGCGGAAGCGCGCTCCCGTCTGCTGTTTATGGCTGACGTGCTGGCTGGACTGGACTACTGGCAAAGCCTCGCTGAAGCAGCTCGCAAGTGGAACTGGTCTCGCCCGTCACTACACAGCGAAACACATATTTCCATTAAAGATGGCCGTCATCCTGTTGTAGAAGCAGTTCAAGGAAGTTCTAATTTTATTCCTAACGACCTGCGCGTAGACAACAAACGAAAGCTGCTCCTTATCACCGGCCCGAACATGGCTGGTAAGTCTACAGTACTTCGACAGATGGCAATCATTTGTATACTTGCCCAGATGGGGTCATTCGTACCTGCTCGAGAAGCAACTATTGGCATTGCTGACAGAGTTTTCTCCCGAGTCGGAGCCTCTGACAACTTAGCGCAGGGTCAATCAACATTCATGGTCGAAATGATGGAGACCGCTCGTATCTTGCGTCAGGCTACAAAACGCAGTCTGATCATTCTTGACGAGATTGGACGCGGCACTTCAACATTTGATGGACTGTCTCTAGCCTGGGCTGTTGTGGAAGAGTTATGTAGAAAGTCTGAAGGAATCCGCACCCTGTTTGCGACCCACTATCACGAGTTAACCGCACTCGAGGGTAAAATTGCAGGCGTTCACAACATGAACATCGCTATTAAGGAATGGGGTGGAGAAATTGTCTTCCTGCGCAGACTGGTACCTGGCCCTTCTGACAGAAGCTACGGCATTGAAGTTGCTAACCTTGCAGGAGTACCTGCAAATGTTGTAAAAAGAGCAAAAGAGGTTCTTACATCACTTGAAAGTAATTCACAAAATTCAAATCAAGTGCAAGCTGCGGCGACTATGGCGAGCCTGCTTCCAGGAATACCGGAAGCTCCACCAAAAAACAAAGCAGCCAAAACTCCACCTGTTAATACTGAACCAATCGATCACCCTCTCGTGACCGCATTAAAAGACCTTGATACTGACAACATGACTCCGATGGATGCATTAAAACAACTTACAGAGTGGAAACTCTTGTGGGGAGAACGAAATGACGCCAACTAA
- a CDS encoding LexA family transcriptional regulator codes for MIDFHTFFTRVQEATSIATQHDLAKALGVNRSAITQAKRRNSVPQKWVLALSRSFQLSVDWLEFGSGRPEAQIDPSLLESTATFTVPKVLARLCAGDGSFEVEATPIEEHIFKESWLAQKGTPSAMVLMDVIGDSMEPFICQGDTVLVDQSQTTLRPDVIYAVGIDDSIMVKRVAAEHDKITLLSDNPAYSPITVQGDELLSFRVIGRVVWSARDY; via the coding sequence ATGATTGATTTCCATACCTTTTTTACACGCGTTCAAGAAGCAACTTCAATAGCTACCCAGCACGATCTTGCTAAGGCTCTAGGAGTAAACCGATCTGCCATTACTCAAGCTAAGCGTAGAAACTCCGTACCTCAAAAGTGGGTTCTTGCATTATCACGCTCTTTTCAGCTCTCAGTTGATTGGCTTGAATTCGGATCCGGAAGACCGGAGGCGCAAATTGATCCTTCTCTGCTTGAGAGCACTGCAACATTCACTGTCCCAAAAGTGCTTGCACGCCTTTGTGCTGGTGACGGTTCTTTCGAAGTTGAAGCAACCCCCATTGAAGAACATATCTTCAAAGAATCCTGGTTAGCACAGAAAGGTACACCTTCAGCAATGGTGCTTATGGATGTCATCGGTGACAGTATGGAACCATTCATCTGTCAAGGCGATACAGTACTCGTTGATCAGTCACAAACAACCCTTCGTCCTGACGTTATTTATGCAGTTGGAATTGATGATTCTATTATGGTTAAACGCGTTGCGGCGGAACATGACAAGATAACTCTGTTAAGTGATAACCCTGCCTACTCTCCAATCACAGTCCAGGGAGACGAATTACTTTCCTTCCGCGTTATCGGCAGAGTTGTCTGGTCAGCACGAGACTACTAA
- a CDS encoding tetratricopeptide repeat protein, whose product MSMLSRLIPSKRKTVLATLEAPYGERDTKETIAELSRAVRNDPDAVEIYIALGNLYRAQGDIERAVQLRNNLIARPGLDEEFRVRAFLELGHDYRRGGFMDRALQSFERARKIAGDSEEILQSLAVLYAEVGNFLDASKLYGKLGHKIGQSHYMVRHGEELLSLGKESDAKKAFNKALRIYKGSVEAWIATFALAAQKCEQRKCHSILKDGLASITPSMRFLMLEHIYTSLEKYAESCGEDFAANLCKMVVEVLDTQEPDIIIQYYCARFHIYDGNIEEANAWLAKTMVLNPNFWAARLELLELAMNEQPLSPVFKNQLGFFVNQIGNVKRFVCSHCGIRRLETFYSCPKCRNWHTAAFRIHLQD is encoded by the coding sequence ATGTCCATGTTGAGTCGATTAATTCCTAGTAAGCGAAAAACTGTTCTTGCTACACTTGAAGCACCATATGGTGAACGAGATACCAAGGAAACTATTGCTGAACTGTCCCGAGCCGTTCGTAATGATCCCGATGCAGTAGAGATCTATATTGCCCTTGGCAACCTCTACCGCGCTCAAGGTGATATTGAACGCGCCGTGCAATTACGTAATAACTTGATTGCACGCCCCGGTCTTGATGAGGAATTCCGTGTTCGAGCTTTTCTCGAACTTGGTCACGATTACCGTCGTGGCGGCTTCATGGACAGAGCACTTCAATCCTTTGAACGCGCCCGAAAAATTGCCGGAGACTCTGAAGAAATTCTCCAGTCTCTTGCTGTATTATATGCAGAGGTAGGCAACTTCCTCGATGCATCCAAGCTGTATGGGAAACTCGGTCATAAAATTGGCCAGTCCCACTATATGGTTCGCCACGGTGAAGAACTTCTTTCACTCGGCAAAGAAAGCGATGCTAAAAAAGCATTCAACAAAGCACTACGTATCTACAAAGGCTCTGTTGAAGCATGGATTGCAACATTCGCACTTGCTGCACAAAAATGCGAACAACGCAAATGCCACTCTATCCTTAAAGACGGACTGGCAAGTATTACTCCAAGTATGCGCTTTTTAATGCTTGAGCATATTTACACGTCTCTTGAGAAATATGCTGAATCCTGCGGCGAAGACTTTGCAGCTAACTTATGCAAGATGGTCGTAGAGGTTCTCGACACGCAAGAACCTGATATTATCATCCAATACTATTGTGCACGTTTCCATATTTATGATGGAAACATTGAAGAGGCTAATGCATGGCTTGCTAAAACTATGGTGCTTAACCCAAACTTCTGGGCTGCCCGTTTGGAATTGCTTGAACTTGCTATGAATGAACAGCCTCTTTCACCTGTATTCAAAAATCAGCTGGGATTCTTTGTAAACCAGATTGGAAATGTTAAGCGTTTCGTATGCAGCCATTGCGGCATCAGACGCCTTGAAACATTCTACAGCTGCCCAAAATGCCGAAACTGGCATACTGCGGCGTTCAGAATTCATCTTCAGGACTAA
- a CDS encoding outer membrane protein assembly factor BamD produces MRRTLLRFLVILPLLSVLSGCGIIDYFYLPPPEDTAQEIFEAGNDAMRDKNYAKAKDYFNKLKDKYPFSPYAVESELSLADAYYLDGDYLLAVDAYKEFESLHPRHKAIPYVLFQIGNANLESFVSIDRPQDNVAEGYEYLTRLKESFPGTEYAEKATALMQRARKLMAAHEVFVADFYWRREDYGSAYERYKYVMQNFKDVPDYQEYVKERARLSYLKKTEQEAEILREQDEGSWKDYFDWL; encoded by the coding sequence ATGCGTAGAACGCTGCTTCGTTTCTTAGTTATTCTTCCACTGTTAAGTGTTTTGTCCGGTTGCGGTATTATTGACTACTTCTACTTACCACCTCCTGAAGATACCGCTCAGGAGATTTTTGAAGCGGGTAACGATGCCATGCGTGATAAAAACTACGCAAAGGCAAAAGATTATTTCAACAAACTTAAAGATAAGTATCCGTTCAGTCCGTATGCTGTCGAATCCGAACTTTCTTTGGCAGATGCGTACTACCTTGATGGCGACTACCTGTTAGCTGTTGATGCATACAAGGAATTTGAGTCGCTGCACCCAAGACACAAAGCTATTCCGTATGTTCTTTTCCAGATTGGTAATGCTAACTTGGAAAGCTTTGTTTCTATTGACCGTCCTCAGGACAACGTTGCAGAAGGGTATGAATACCTTACTCGCTTAAAGGAATCATTCCCTGGAACCGAATATGCTGAAAAAGCTACTGCTTTGATGCAGCGTGCACGTAAGTTGATGGCTGCTCATGAAGTTTTTGTTGCAGACTTTTATTGGCGACGTGAGGACTATGGTTCTGCATACGAACGGTATAAGTATGTGATGCAGAACTTTAAAGATGTTCCAGATTATCAGGAGTACGTAAAAGAACGTGCTCGACTTTCCTACCTTAAAAAGACAGAGCAGGAAGCAGAAATACTTCGTGAACAGGATGAAGGTTCTTGGAAAGACTATTTTGATTGGCTGTAG
- a CDS encoding Crp/Fnr family transcriptional regulator — translation METLEQALRKLPLFAEVPSEVFPILLTGAIEMTYQAKEIIIGEGESPSGLYILLDGTAKLYKSSPDGKEQTLFVLNSGEPFCLCSTFRKKPFPVTAAAPTTCRVVSITKQAFFTAAEKDNAFLFSILLKVSERLRDAMELAGTLSLQEVPQRIATFITKLESENDSSENQQNVRLPMSHKELAKVIGATPEALSRTLKRMSDKGMIAIEGRNVHILDRERLEQCAEMGL, via the coding sequence ATGGAAACATTAGAACAAGCTCTTAGGAAACTGCCACTCTTTGCAGAAGTCCCTTCAGAGGTATTCCCAATACTGCTCACCGGTGCAATTGAAATGACATACCAAGCCAAAGAGATCATCATTGGTGAAGGCGAGTCTCCTTCTGGCTTGTATATTCTGCTCGATGGAACCGCGAAGCTTTATAAGAGCTCTCCTGACGGGAAAGAACAAACTCTTTTTGTTCTTAATAGTGGAGAGCCCTTTTGCTTATGTTCCACATTTCGCAAGAAGCCATTCCCTGTCACAGCTGCCGCCCCTACCACATGCCGAGTTGTTTCAATTACTAAACAAGCTTTCTTTACAGCTGCAGAAAAAGACAATGCGTTTTTATTCTCTATACTTCTTAAGGTGTCTGAACGCCTACGAGATGCAATGGAGCTTGCAGGGACCCTTTCATTGCAGGAAGTACCGCAACGTATTGCAACATTTATAACCAAGCTGGAATCAGAAAATGATTCTTCTGAAAATCAGCAGAATGTACGTTTGCCCATGTCTCACAAAGAATTAGCAAAAGTCATTGGAGCAACACCGGAAGCGCTTTCCAGAACGTTGAAGCGAATGAGCGATAAAGGAATGATTGCTATCGAAGGGCGCAACGTCCATATACTCGACAGAGAACGCCTTGAACAATGCGCAGAGATGGGCTTATAG